Proteins encoded by one window of Glycine soja cultivar W05 chromosome 15, ASM419377v2, whole genome shotgun sequence:
- the LOC114387171 gene encoding SART-1 family protein DOT2-like yields MQGGTVVLTIKDQPILANGDVNEDVDMLENIEIGEQKRRDEAYKAAKKKTGIYDDKFNDDLSTEKKMLPQYDDPAAEEGLTLDEKGRFSGEAENKIEELRRRLTGVSTNTFEDLTASGKVSSDYYTHEEMLKFKKPKKKKSLRKKYKLDINALEVETVSSGLSVSDLGSRKDVRRQAIKDEQERLEAEMRSNAYQSAYAKADEASKLLRLEQTLNVKTEEDETPVFVDDDEYLRKSLEKARRLALKKEGEGASCPQAIALLSTSNHNNETDDQNPTAGESRENKVVFTEMEEFVWGLHIDEEARKPESEDVFMHDDEEANVPDEEKSNEAGGWTGVQETNEDEQRNTENKEEIK; encoded by the exons ATGCAAGGTGGAACAGTAGTTCTAACTATTAAAGATCAGCCCATACTTGCCAATGGTGATGTTAATGAAG ATGTTGACATGCTTGAGAACATTGAAATTGGAGAACAGAAACGACGAGATGAGGCTTATAaagctgcaaaaaaaaaaactggcatATATGATGATAA gttcaATGATGACCTCTCCACGGAGAAGAAAATGCTTCCCCAGTATGATGATCCAGCTGCAGAAGAG GGTTTAACTTTGGATGAAAAGGGACGATTCTCAGGTGAAGCTGAGAATAAAATTGAAGAG CTGCGAAGAAGGTTAACGGGTGTGTCCACGAATACCTTTGAAGATCTAACTGCATCTGGAAAGGTATCATCAGATTACTATACTCATGAAGAAATGCTAAAATTTAAGAAACCCAAGAAGAAAAAATCTTTGCGGAAGAAATATAAGCTGGACATCAATGCCCTTGAAGTTGAAACTGTCTCTTCAGGATTGAGTGTCAGTGACCTTGGTTCTCGGAAAGATGTAAGGAGACAAGCCATCAAAGATGAGCAAGAAAGATTGGAGGCTGAGATGAGAAGTAATGCTTACCAGTCTGCTTATGCTAAAGCAGACGAAGCCTCCAAATTGCTGCGTCTGGAACAAACTCTCAATGTTAAAACAGAGGAAGATGAAACTCCAGTTTTTGTAGATGATGATGAGTATCTTCGTAAGTCCTTAGAGAAAGCAAGAAGATTAGCTCTTAAAAAGGAGGGAGAAGGGGCATCTTGTCCTCAAGCTATTGCATTGCTTTCCACCTCAAATCATAATAATGAGACTGATGATCAAAACCCTACAGCTGGAGAGTCACGAGAAAACAAGGTGGTCTTCACAGAGATGGAAGAATTTGTCTGGGGTCTCCACATTGATGAAG AAGCACGTAAACCAGAAAGTGAAGATGTTTTCATGCATGACGATGAAGAGGCTAATGTTCCTGATGAAGAAAAGAGTAATGAAGCTGGTGGATGGACTGGAGTTCAAGAAACTAATGAAGATGAACAACGCAATACAGAAAACAAAGAGGAAATTAAATAG